A genomic window from Dermacentor silvarum isolate Dsil-2018 chromosome 9, BIME_Dsil_1.4, whole genome shotgun sequence includes:
- the LOC119464914 gene encoding uncharacterized protein LOC119464914, with the protein MEDGPPKDEQASAVRKRGPPFKNRNEPRKKNNRVYHINRARIVDASRRGGNLKQLAATLGINVKTARSIAATEREVSQKTGGSVRKFGADVVAFVTRTVDENPTFTLKQIKRTVEEEMPGLTISTTSIDRLLDAHTYSVKLATQRPVDRNRSDVKSKRKEYAQWLQTNGPRVCRFYIDETNYNIWCSRKFGRAKKGTAALETTTSTKGANINIIACMSANGVLHWRIVERVHWIVFNEFLADVSAQVDSEEPETEAVFIFDNAPAHNRAEQANLVSSNHSIKRLPPYTPFFDPIEEVFSKFKCQVKEYLRERRDSVLVTPQGVIQKEHRRSLLVNAAQHAMPLVQRVDCAAFDRHNFSFVEAALREEDM; encoded by the coding sequence ATGGAAGATGGGCCTCCTAAAGACGAACAGGCGAGCGCCGTGCGAAAGCGAGGTCCTCCGTTCAAGAATCGAAATGAGCCGCGAAAGAAAAACAACCGGGTGTATCACATCAACCGAGCAAGAATCGTTGACGCCTCTAGGCGCGGCGGAAATTTGAAACAACTCGCCGCGACGCTCGGCATAAACGTAAAAACTGCAAGGTCAATTGCCGCGACAGAGCGCGAAGTTTCTCAGAAAACTGGGGGCTCCGTCAGAAAATTTGGCGCCGATGTCGTCGCCTTCGTAACAAGAACTGTCGACGAGAATCCAACGTTCACGTTGAAACAGATAAAGCGCACCGTTGAAGAAGAAATGCCTGGTCTCACAATCAGCACCACTTCTATTGACCGCCTCCTCGACGCACACACCTACTCTGTAAAGCTAGCGACCCAGAGACCGGTGGACCGCAACCGCTCCGACGTGAAGAGCAAACGAAAAGAGTATGCGCAATGGTTGCAGACGAATGGTCCTCGGGTTTGCCGCTTTTACATCGATGAAACAAATTACAATATATGGTGTTCAAGGAAATTCGGCCGCGCCAAAAAGGGCACGGCAGCGCTCGAGACGACGACTTCGACAAAGGGTGCGAACATCAACATCATCGCCTGCATGTCGGCTAACGGCGTGCTGCACTGGCGCATTGTCGAAAGGGTCCATTGGATCGTGTTCAATGAGTTTCTCGCCGACGTGTCTGCCCAGGTTGACTCAGAGGAGCCGGAAACAGAGGCCGTCTTCATTTTCGACAATGCTCCCGCTCACAACCGCGCTGAACAGGCAAATCTGGTCAGCTCGAACCATTCCATCAAGCGGCTTCCTCCATACACTCCTTTCTTTGATCCAATTGAAGAAGTTTTCTCCAAATTCAAATGCCAAGTTAAAGAGTACCTCAGAGAGAGGCGCGACTCAGTGCTGGTGACTCCACAAGGAGTCATACAAAAGGAGCACAGGCGCTCGTTGCTTGTGAATGCTGCACAACACGCAATGCCACTTGTTCAGCGCGTGGATTGCGCGGCATTCGATAGgcacaatttttcttttgttgaagCTGCGCTCAGAGAGGAGGACATGTAG